In Paenibacillus protaetiae, the genomic stretch CGCTGATGCGGTGCTGTTTTGCGACTATGGTAAAGGTCTCGCCTGCAATGGGTCATTGCCAATAAAACCGGGGAATGTTTATTCCCGTAATGACGGCTTTATTGAGGCAGCTACTCCCCTTTATTATTTTCATTCGTAATACTCGTTTGAGCGGCATTTGGTTTCAATTTGCGCAATAAATATTTTTCCAGCGCCGCGCTGCTAAATCGATTTAACGGTACCGCCGTCTATAAGCAGCGATTGCCCCGTTACATATGTGTTGGCGAAAGAGCCGAGGAAAACGGCCATCGCTGCAAATTCCTCCGGCGTGCCGATTCGTCCCAGCGGAATTTGCGATACCGCAGCCGCTTGCACCTGCTCAACGGGAATGCCAAGCTGGTCGGCACGCGCCCGGTCAAGCTGAACGATTCGATCCGTCCCGATTCGTCCAGGCGAAACGGTGTTGACCAGTATGCCGTCCGGGCCAAGCTCGGTTGCGAGGCTGCGGGTCAGCGCATGAACGCCGGCGCGGAATACGCTGGATAAAATAAGCCCTTCCGTAGGCTGTTTAATCGAAGTGGAAGCAATATTCACAATTCTTCCCCCGTCACTCGCTTCACGAAGATGAGGGAGCGCTTCGCGGATCAGACGCACGACGCTCAGCAGATTAACTTCAAAGCTGCTTTGCCAATCCTCGTCGGCGAACGCCTC encodes the following:
- a CDS encoding SDR family oxidoreductase — encoded protein: MDLHLKHKSVFVAASSKGLGRAMALQYAREGALVTIASRNEEELRVAQADITAATGIRPLVQRMDVSSASDVQAAIAAAADAHGGIDVLVTNAGGPPSGSFEAFADEDWQSSFEVNLLSVVRLIREALPHLREASDGGRIVNIASTSIKQPTEGLILSSVFRAGVHALTRSLATELGPDGILVNTVSPGRIGTDRIVQLDRARADQLGIPVEQVQAAAVSQIPLGRIGTPEEFAAMAVFLGSFANTYVTGQSLLIDGGTVKSI